The following are from one region of the Eubacterium sp. MSJ-33 genome:
- a CDS encoding site-specific integrase, whose product MSIYKDNVTGKWRVVYRYTDWTGETHQSSKRGFPTKREALMWERELLLKKEAKLDMTFESFYEIYVEDMQNRIRDNTWGTKTNIARTKILPYFGKRKIGGIEPRDIIAWQNELLAIRQPNGKPYSSSYLQKIHSQLSAIFNHAVNFYHLPSNPAQKAGNMGKEEHREMLFWTKEEYLKFADAMMDKPVSYYAFEILYWCGLRMGELLALTPADFNFETHTLRINKSYQRLHREDVITPPKTLKSNRTIKMPQFLCDEMQDYLKMLYEPKKDERIFTISKSYLHHEMNRGSKISGVKRIRVHDLRHSHVSLSQGYFWDSLSDCLR is encoded by the coding sequence ATGAGTATTTACAAAGATAATGTCACAGGAAAGTGGCGAGTGGTATACCGCTACACCGACTGGACAGGGGAAACACACCAGTCGTCGAAAAGAGGATTTCCTACAAAACGAGAAGCGTTGATGTGGGAACGAGAGCTGTTACTGAAGAAAGAAGCAAAACTGGATATGACTTTTGAAAGCTTCTATGAGATTTATGTGGAGGATATGCAAAACCGAATTCGTGATAATACCTGGGGAACAAAAACAAATATCGCCAGAACCAAAATTCTTCCCTATTTCGGAAAGCGAAAGATAGGAGGAATTGAGCCAAGGGACATTATTGCATGGCAGAATGAATTGCTTGCGATCCGGCAACCAAACGGAAAGCCGTATTCATCCTCTTATCTGCAGAAAATTCACAGTCAGTTAAGTGCTATTTTCAACCATGCAGTCAATTTTTATCATCTTCCATCCAATCCGGCGCAGAAAGCTGGAAATATGGGGAAAGAGGAACACCGGGAAATGCTGTTCTGGACAAAAGAGGAATATCTGAAATTTGCAGATGCCATGATGGACAAGCCTGTTTCCTATTATGCGTTTGAAATACTTTATTGGTGTGGGCTTCGCATGGGCGAGTTATTAGCACTTACACCGGCAGATTTCAATTTTGAAACGCATACACTACGGATTAACAAGTCCTATCAGAGACTGCACCGGGAAGATGTGATTACACCGCCAAAGACATTAAAAAGTAATCGAACCATTAAGATGCCGCAGTTTTTGTGTGATGAGATGCAGGATTATCTGAAAATGCTGTATGAGCCGAAAAAGGACGAACGGATTTTCACAATTTCCAAATCTTATCTGCATCATGAAATGAACAGAGGCTCAAAAATATCTGGGGTGAAACGAATTCGAGTGCATGACTTGAGACATTCCCATGTTTCACTTTCACAGGGTTATTTCTGGGACAGTCTATCTGACTGCCTCAGATAA